A region from the Nocardioides coralli genome encodes:
- a CDS encoding helix-turn-helix transcriptional regulator, translating to MAAEKTERLLNLLIMLLIQRRYIAKDRVRALLYPDSSDEAFERMFERDKDDLRSLGVPIEVGQLDAYFDDEPGYRVRSDELQLPDIELSADEAQVIGLASKVWEHARLAEATTGAVRKLTAAGVPIDVGALDLVAPRLNADEPAFDVFWEAVRERRVVEFAYRRPGGEPALRRLQPWGVVRYSGRWYVVGHDLDRDDERVFRLSRVEGEAQAVGEAAAYDVPAGVDIREVARRLVPAPPATVVTLLLRAGTGHSLRRAGELRETGVVGPDGADEWDRVVLDRGGPDVVSAVLAHGADAVLESPPELRSEVVARLRSLVGEPSP from the coding sequence ATGGCGGCGGAGAAGACCGAGCGGCTGCTCAACCTGCTCATCATGCTGCTCATCCAGCGCCGCTACATCGCCAAGGACCGGGTGCGGGCGCTCCTCTACCCGGACTCCTCCGACGAGGCCTTCGAGCGGATGTTCGAGCGCGACAAGGACGACCTGCGCTCGCTCGGCGTCCCCATCGAGGTCGGCCAGCTCGACGCCTACTTCGACGACGAGCCCGGCTACCGGGTTCGGTCCGACGAGCTGCAGCTGCCCGACATCGAGCTGAGCGCGGACGAGGCGCAGGTCATCGGCCTCGCGAGCAAGGTCTGGGAGCACGCGCGGCTCGCGGAGGCGACCACGGGGGCGGTGCGCAAGCTCACCGCGGCCGGTGTCCCCATCGACGTGGGTGCGCTCGACCTCGTGGCGCCGCGCCTCAACGCCGACGAACCCGCCTTCGACGTGTTCTGGGAGGCCGTGCGCGAACGGCGGGTCGTCGAGTTCGCCTACCGGCGACCCGGGGGAGAGCCCGCGCTGCGGCGGCTGCAGCCGTGGGGAGTGGTCCGCTACTCCGGGCGGTGGTACGTCGTGGGCCACGATCTCGACCGCGACGACGAGCGGGTCTTCCGGCTCTCCCGGGTCGAGGGGGAGGCCCAGGCGGTGGGGGAGGCGGCGGCGTACGACGTGCCGGCGGGTGTCGACATCCGCGAGGTCGCCCGGCGACTGGTGCCGGCCCCGCCCGCCACGGTGGTCACGCTGCTGCTGCGAGCCGGCACCGGCCACTCCCTGCGCCGGGCCGGCGAGCTGCGCGAGACGGGCGTGGTCGGCCCCGACGGTGCTGACGAGTGGGACCGGGTGGTGCTCGACCGCGGCGGCCCCGACGTGGTGTCGGCGGTGCTCGCGCACGGCGCGGACGCCGTGCTCGAGTCCCCGCCGGAGCTGCGGTCCGAGGTCGTGGCGCGGCTGCGTTCCCTGGTCGGGGAGCCGTCACCGTGA
- a CDS encoding helix-turn-helix transcriptional regulator → MSAPVQGGAREQLGRLLTLVPYLHARGEARVDEAAAVLGVSPQQVVKDLKVLFMCGLPGGYPDDLIDVDLDALEGPEADGVIRVSNADYLARPLRLTAAEATAVMVALLAVRGGASDETRAIVDRVLGKLQAAAAGTAPVAVEPGGADDPDSLAGLRADLDRAVHEGRQVRLTYWVPARDEETERVVDPRAVVDVRGATYLDAWCHSAEDGRMFRLDRIHAAEVLDAPVTRQQEPRDLGRDLFDFGDQAERVTLRLAPGASWVVEYYQVGDVRRQPDGSLEVDLDVADRRWLQRLLLRLAPHARIVSPAAWQAELADTARETMRLYGADDVQ, encoded by the coding sequence GTGAGTGCACCGGTGCAGGGCGGCGCGCGCGAGCAGCTGGGCCGGTTGCTGACGCTCGTGCCCTACCTCCACGCCCGGGGCGAGGCCCGGGTCGACGAGGCCGCGGCCGTGCTCGGGGTGAGCCCGCAGCAGGTGGTGAAGGACCTCAAGGTGCTCTTCATGTGCGGGCTGCCCGGCGGCTACCCCGACGACCTGATCGACGTGGACCTCGACGCCCTGGAGGGGCCCGAGGCCGACGGGGTCATCCGGGTGTCCAACGCCGACTACCTGGCTCGCCCGCTGCGGCTCACGGCAGCCGAGGCCACGGCCGTGATGGTCGCGCTGCTGGCCGTCCGCGGGGGTGCCTCCGACGAGACCCGGGCCATCGTCGACCGGGTGCTCGGCAAGCTGCAGGCGGCCGCTGCGGGCACGGCACCGGTGGCCGTCGAGCCGGGCGGCGCGGACGACCCGGACTCGCTCGCGGGTCTCCGGGCCGACCTCGACCGGGCGGTCCACGAGGGGCGGCAGGTGCGGCTGACCTACTGGGTGCCGGCCCGGGACGAGGAGACCGAGCGCGTGGTGGACCCGCGGGCGGTGGTCGACGTGCGGGGCGCCACCTACCTCGACGCCTGGTGCCACAGCGCCGAGGACGGCCGGATGTTCCGCCTCGACCGGATCCACGCCGCCGAGGTGCTCGACGCGCCCGTGACCCGGCAGCAGGAGCCCCGTGACCTGGGACGCGACCTCTTCGACTTCGGCGACCAGGCCGAGCGGGTCACCCTCCGCCTGGCGCCCGGGGCGAGCTGGGTCGTGGAGTACTACCAGGTCGGCGACGTACGCCGGCAGCCCGACGGCAGCCTCGAGGTGGATCTCGACGTGGCCGACCGTCGGTGGCTGCAGCGGCTGCTGCTGCGGCTGGCGCCCCACGCCCGGATCGTGTCGCCCGCTGCGTGGCAGGCCGAGCTGGCCGATACCGCGCGGGAGACGATGCGCCTCTACGGCGCCGACGACGTACAGTAG
- the tatA gene encoding twin-arginine translocase TatA/TatE family subunit has protein sequence MHADIAVPGGWELILIVLVIVLFFGAAKLPELARGSGRALRIFKAETKGLGDDDEATTPEQKEIESRAPEQEPTTTDDPIVRERHDGTTS, from the coding sequence ATGCACGCAGACATCGCCGTCCCGGGCGGCTGGGAGCTCATCCTCATCGTGCTCGTGATCGTGCTCTTCTTCGGCGCGGCCAAGCTGCCGGAGCTCGCTCGGGGGAGCGGCCGGGCGCTGCGCATCTTCAAGGCCGAGACCAAGGGTCTCGGCGACGACGACGAGGCGACGACTCCGGAGCAGAAGGAGATCGAGTCCCGCGCGCCCGAGCAGGAGCCGACGACCACCGACGACCCGATCGTGCGCGAGCGGCACGACGGCACCACCAGCTGA